DNA from Nitrospina gracilis Nb-211:
CTACCTTGCCGCTCCCGTGTCCTACAAGGTCCTGCCTTTCTGGCAAATCCGCCTCAATCCCAATTTTGCATACGATCAGGTGAAGTCCCGCAACCAGCCTTCGGGCGATTCCACCATCATCAGCCGCACGAGCACGCTGGATCTGCAAAACAACTTCACCCTGGGCGATTATTACAACGTTCTGGTCGGCGGCGAGTACCAGGTGCGCGCGGGGGAGAACATTGCCAACGGCATGGACCGCAAGCTGGACAACAAAAGCGCCTACATGCAGGGCATCTTCGATTACGAGGACACCGTCGTCATCACCGCCGGCTTTCGTCACGATGTCAACGATTCCTTCGACGATGTCACCACGTACAAATTTGAAGCCGCGTACCGCTTCAAACAGACCGGCACCCGTATTCGCGGCGCTTACGGCACCGGGTTTCGCGCGCCGACGATCAACGACCTGTTCTTTCCCGGATTTTCCAACCCCAATCTGCAGCCGGAAGAAAATACCAGTTGGGAGGTCGGAATCGACCAGACGTTTCTTGATGGCAATATCACGTTCAGTTCCGTTTTCTTCGACGCGCGGTTTGAAAACCTGATCCAGTTCAGCCTCGCCACCTTTCGGCCGGAGAACGTGGCCAGAGCCACATCGCGCGGATTGGAAAACACCCTGACCGTCCGCCTGCCCTGGGACTTTGAGGTGTCTGCCAATTACACCTGGAACCAGGCGTTCGATACCGCCACGCGCACGCAACTGCGCCGCCGTGCCGAACACAAGTTCCACGTCAACATCCACCACTGGTGGCGCAACCGCCTGCACTCGCTCATCGGCGTCACGCACAAAAGCAAAACCCTGGACGGCGCAACGGGGACCGATCCCTACATCGTCGTGCGCGCGGCGATGGACTATACCGTTAACGAACGCTGGAAACTGACGGTGCGCGGAGAAAACCTGTTTGACGAAAATTACGAGGAGATCCCCGGATTCGGGACGGCAGGTATTTCCGGCTACGCGGGATTCGTGTACAACTTTTAATTCGTTTCCTTTATTGTCACCTTATCCGAAAAAGCACGAACCCATGGAAAAGGACAACATGCCAAACTCAGACCAGAACGCCCGTGGCGTCCTCATCGCGGGCACGCACACCTCGGTGGGCAAGTCGTCCATCTCCATGGGGCTCATGCGTTGTTTCCGCAACCGCGGATGCAACGTGAAGCCCTTCAAGGTGGGGCCGGATTACATCGATCCGGGTCACCACACCCGTGCATCGGGAAACCCCAGTTACAATCTCGACTCCTGGATGGGCGGGGCCGAATACGTCCGCAACCTGTTTGACCGGATCGTGGAACCCGGCGACCGCTTTGTGATCGAGGGAGTGATGGGGTTGCATGACGGCGCGCACGCCACGAAGGCGGCTGGATCGACAGCGGAAGTCGCGCATTTGCTGGATGTGCCCGCACTGCTGGTCATCGACGGCTCCATGCTGGCGCGCTCCGCCGCCGCGCTGGTGAAGGGGTACATGGAGTTCGACGAGCGGGTGAACGTGTTTGGCGTGATCGCCAACCGGGTGAACTCTCCCGGCCACGCAAAGATTTTAAAAGACGCCATCGAACACGCCACCCCGGCGCGGTTCATCGGTCACCTTCCCGTAAAGGAAACCTTGAAGATGCCGAGCCGCCACCTGGGCCTGCACCTGGCCGGTGAACAGAAGGAGGATATTTACGAACAATGGGCGGCTTATCTGGAAGAGCATCTGGATATTGCCGCGTTGCTGGACGCGCTTCCGGAGCGGCCTTGCAAGCCGAGGCCCGCCGCAATCTCTCATAGTAAACTGAACCCGGATGCGGCCGAACCCTACTCCGTAGCCGTCGCCAAGGATGCGGCTTTTCATTTTATCTACCAGGACACGCTTGACCTGATTGAAAACTCCGGCGGGATCGTCCAATACTTTTCACCGTTGGAATGCCCCACGCTTCCTGACGGTGTGGATTGGGTTTACCTGCCGGGAGGCTATCCCGAACTGCATGCGGAGCG
Protein-coding regions in this window:
- a CDS encoding cobyrinate a,c-diamide synthase, whose amino-acid sequence is MPNSDQNARGVLIAGTHTSVGKSSISMGLMRCFRNRGCNVKPFKVGPDYIDPGHHTRASGNPSYNLDSWMGGAEYVRNLFDRIVEPGDRFVIEGVMGLHDGAHATKAAGSTAEVAHLLDVPALLVIDGSMLARSAAALVKGYMEFDERVNVFGVIANRVNSPGHAKILKDAIEHATPARFIGHLPVKETLKMPSRHLGLHLAGEQKEDIYEQWAAYLEEHLDIAALLDALPERPCKPRPAAISHSKLNPDAAEPYSVAVAKDAAFHFIYQDTLDLIENSGGIVQYFSPLECPTLPDGVDWVYLPGGYPELHAERLSQNTGLLQSLNKFAAAGGPVAGECGGLMLLGKTLIDGEGTPHPMSGVFDFSTTFNVRKLTLGYRALEFKTGAPPDATLILRGHEFHFSSFEENNESPLMVHHNADTGQRVHDGYRNKNAFALYSHIHWAGSPGWWEYFLNHCILPFKNKRRTIP
- a CDS encoding TonB-dependent receptor plug domain-containing protein codes for the protein MSIRLLMFVVCNLFLISLNGPALYAETEKAEVMEPITVNAARDVLELKKRPTSATVITRQDIEEKKYINVEDMLREELGLDVLQNGTLGSSTTIFMRGGGSSSTLVLIDGVQVNSNTLGSYNFAHIQSDNVERIEILRGPQSTLWGGDAVGGVINIVTRKGTGAPSHRFSFEGGSYATFKETFSTQGAFDEFDYAFTASRTDAEGFSSANERNGNTEKDGYNNNSFSLRTGLDFAEKRGRADFIGQYIDARIDFDSFVFGVGQVDGPPYTSQDSYYLAAPVSYKVLPFWQIRLNPNFAYDQVKSRNQPSGDSTIISRTSTLDLQNNFTLGDYYNVLVGGEYQVRAGENIANGMDRKLDNKSAYMQGIFDYEDTVVITAGFRHDVNDSFDDVTTYKFEAAYRFKQTGTRIRGAYGTGFRAPTINDLFFPGFSNPNLQPEENTSWEVGIDQTFLDGNITFSSVFFDARFENLIQFSLATFRPENVARATSRGLENTLTVRLPWDFEVSANYTWNQAFDTATRTQLRRRAEHKFHVNIHHWWRNRLHSLIGVTHKSKTLDGATGTDPYIVVRAAMDYTVNERWKLTVRGENLFDENYEEIPGFGTAGISGYAGFVYNF